A stretch of the Mycobacteroides immunogenum genome encodes the following:
- a CDS encoding FAD-dependent monooxygenase, whose product MTEHAVVIAGGGPTGLMLAGELALAGIDVAVLERRGSHEEVGSRAAGMHSRTIEVFDQRGIAERFLAQGRTLQGTHFSGIFMSIEDFPTRHPYALGLLQHYTEKTLAAWISELGVPIYYNTEATGFVQDEAGVDVALADGRAMRAQYLIGCDGGRSIIRKTAGIGFPGHDPSCSAMLVDAEITEQPLEFGLLRKPGQAFLGILPFEEGWCRLVFSTDLDRLGTEPTLDEAKEALRAIAGTDFGLHSPRWMSRFSDMTRQADRYRDRRVFLAGDAAHIHFPFGGQGLNTGIQDAVNLGWKLAAVIKGEAPDALLDTYQVERHPVAERVLHNTMAQTPLSEAGPRIDALRDIMADLLAMDEPRKRIAGMMSALDIHYALGDGHPLLGRRMPDLDVVTANGPERVYRYLHAARPVLFNFCDSRSLSVDGWTARVHLVDAKYSGTWELPLLGEVAAPEAVLVRPDGYVAWVGEGSDDGLRDALTRWVGSPSPA is encoded by the coding sequence ATGACTGAGCATGCAGTTGTTATCGCGGGTGGCGGCCCAACCGGACTGATGCTGGCCGGTGAGTTGGCTCTGGCCGGTATCGACGTCGCGGTTCTGGAGCGGCGCGGCAGCCATGAGGAAGTGGGATCGCGTGCGGCGGGGATGCATTCGCGCACCATCGAGGTCTTCGATCAGCGCGGGATCGCCGAGAGGTTCCTCGCGCAGGGGCGGACCTTGCAGGGCACCCACTTTTCGGGGATTTTCATGAGCATTGAGGATTTCCCGACCCGGCACCCGTATGCGCTGGGCTTACTCCAGCATTACACCGAAAAGACACTGGCAGCCTGGATCTCGGAGCTGGGGGTGCCCATCTACTACAACACCGAGGCCACCGGCTTCGTCCAGGATGAGGCTGGAGTGGATGTCGCGCTTGCGGATGGACGCGCCATGCGCGCGCAGTACCTCATCGGATGCGATGGCGGGCGCAGCATCATCCGCAAGACCGCTGGGATCGGCTTTCCCGGCCATGACCCGTCCTGTTCGGCGATGTTGGTCGATGCCGAAATCACCGAACAGCCGCTCGAGTTCGGTCTGTTGCGTAAACCCGGGCAGGCCTTCCTGGGCATCTTGCCCTTCGAGGAGGGCTGGTGCCGCCTGGTCTTCAGCACGGATCTGGACCGACTCGGTACCGAACCGACATTGGACGAGGCGAAGGAAGCGTTAAGGGCAATTGCGGGAACGGATTTCGGGCTGCATAGTCCGCGCTGGATGTCCCGCTTCTCCGATATGACCCGTCAGGCCGACAGATATCGTGATCGTCGAGTGTTCTTGGCCGGCGATGCCGCGCACATCCACTTCCCCTTCGGCGGGCAGGGACTCAACACGGGTATTCAGGACGCGGTGAACCTGGGCTGGAAGCTCGCCGCGGTGATCAAGGGTGAGGCCCCGGATGCGCTCTTGGACACCTATCAGGTGGAACGTCACCCCGTGGCAGAGCGGGTGTTGCACAACACGATGGCTCAAACGCCGCTGTCCGAAGCGGGTCCGCGGATAGACGCGCTGCGCGACATCATGGCCGACCTGCTGGCCATGGATGAGCCGCGTAAGCGCATCGCCGGCATGATGAGCGCCCTGGACATCCATTACGCGCTGGGCGATGGACATCCCCTATTGGGGCGCCGGATGCCCGATCTCGACGTGGTGACAGCGAACGGGCCCGAGCGGGTTTATCGGTACCTACATGCCGCGCGCCCGGTGCTGTTCAACTTCTGCGATTCGCGGAGCCTGAGCGTCGATGGGTGGACAGCTCGGGTACACCTAGTCGACGCCAAATATTCAGGCACGTGGGAACTTCCGCTGTTGGGTGAGGTAGCAGCGCCGGAGGCGGTGCTGGTGCGGCCCGACGGGTATGTGGCCTGGGTGGGTGAGGGCTCCGATGACGGGCTTCGTGACGCACTGACCCGCTGGGTGGGATCACCTTCTCCGGCGTAG
- a CDS encoding LLM class F420-dependent oxidoreductase, whose translation MARVAQTLEFGVFIPQGWRLDLVGIAPDRQWDVMRDLVHYAESGPWDSVWVYDHFHTVPVPTDEATHEAWTLMSAFAAVTSRIKLGQMCTAIGYRNPVYLAKIAATVDIISGGRTQMGIGGGWYEHEWRAYGYGFPDAAERLGRLREGVRIMRDAWRDGRVSLDGTYYQVDDAIVAPKPLQANGIPLWIAGGGEKVTLRIAARYAQYTNFGQTAQEFAHKSKVLAAHCKDIGTDFDAIVRSANMNIVIGADAAEVADRLAAIKARLVPVIGEDVAEGTVANLATTAGTPEQIAERLAEFRGLGLGYAICNFPEAAYDRSGIDLFAREVIGV comes from the coding sequence GTGGCGCGGGTGGCCCAGACATTGGAGTTCGGAGTCTTTATCCCGCAGGGTTGGCGCCTGGATCTGGTAGGCATCGCACCCGACCGTCAATGGGACGTTATGCGCGACCTTGTGCACTACGCGGAGAGCGGTCCATGGGATTCGGTGTGGGTCTACGACCACTTTCACACGGTGCCAGTGCCCACCGACGAGGCGACCCACGAGGCGTGGACGCTGATGTCGGCCTTCGCCGCGGTGACTTCGCGAATCAAGCTGGGTCAGATGTGTACGGCGATAGGATACCGAAACCCGGTGTACCTAGCCAAGATTGCCGCCACCGTGGACATCATTTCGGGTGGCCGCACTCAGATGGGTATCGGCGGCGGCTGGTATGAGCACGAATGGCGCGCCTACGGCTACGGATTTCCCGACGCGGCAGAACGTCTGGGCAGGTTGCGTGAAGGGGTGCGCATCATGCGCGACGCCTGGCGCGACGGGCGGGTGAGCCTGGACGGCACCTATTACCAGGTGGACGACGCCATCGTGGCTCCCAAACCGTTGCAGGCCAACGGCATTCCACTGTGGATTGCAGGCGGCGGTGAGAAGGTGACGTTGCGGATCGCGGCACGATACGCGCAGTACACCAACTTCGGCCAGACGGCGCAGGAGTTTGCACACAAGTCGAAAGTGCTTGCGGCCCATTGCAAGGACATTGGCACTGACTTCGATGCCATTGTGCGCAGCGCCAACATGAACATTGTGATCGGGGCCGACGCCGCCGAGGTGGCCGATCGGCTGGCGGCGATCAAGGCGCGGCTGGTCCCGGTCATCGGCGAGGACGTCGCCGAGGGCACGGTGGCGAACCTGGCGACAACCGCGGGCACTCCGGAACAGATCGCCGAGCGGCTGGCCGAGTTCCGTGGACTGGGCCTGGGCTATGCGATCTGCAACTTTCCGGAGGCGGCCTACGACCGTTCCGGTATCGACTTGTTCGCACGCGAAGTCATTGGGGTCTAG
- a CDS encoding SRPBCC family protein produces MPSLDAVDEAFLSSAPVRASHTISVPVSADTVWRELTNDTTLRWLAPGIRVVWGTPRAGVGAVRKIGPVVGPKVNEHYFLWEEGRRKAFYVTSLPVPIPGIRAFAEDYVVKPTDRGADFTWTWAIDGTGPIRNATPAVDAIVGFSMKRTKAHFDKLAAARV; encoded by the coding sequence ATGCCTTCGCTTGACGCAGTCGATGAAGCCTTTCTGTCCAGCGCTCCGGTGCGAGCGAGCCACACCATCTCCGTGCCGGTATCCGCCGATACGGTGTGGCGCGAGCTGACCAACGACACCACGTTGCGCTGGTTGGCCCCGGGCATCAGGGTCGTCTGGGGTACCCCGCGCGCCGGGGTCGGGGCGGTCCGCAAGATCGGGCCCGTCGTGGGGCCCAAGGTCAACGAGCACTACTTCCTGTGGGAGGAAGGCAGGCGCAAGGCGTTCTACGTGACCAGCCTGCCGGTGCCCATCCCGGGTATACGGGCCTTCGCCGAGGACTACGTGGTGAAACCGACCGACCGTGGCGCCGACTTCACCTGGACCTGGGCGATCGATGGCACCGGTCCTATCCGTAACGCCACCCCCGCGGTGGATGCGATCGTCGGTTTCTCGATGAAGCGCACCAAGGCGCACTTCGACAAGCTCGCCGCGGCGAGGGTCTAG
- a CDS encoding PA14 domain-containing protein translates to MRGTALLLSVMVLAAGCAPARQTDDAVSLNPCDVGQYWTRYYNNTDHSGNAVLARCEYSVGGNFTGSPAPGVRADGFSVDAVGALRFPVSGQYQIASMSGGVVARVWLDDEQIFDHADTRDWGANLAARAVEAGVHTVRVSFSSANGPAVEEFSVSQAALGPASTNGNFFAANSFLNQPVPPNAAVDPRSANWVAALLHHPDVKGIDVNEDIWTTAVYHAPAGTPTQTVAVRNSRKSIDVPYLPHFRPTQDSDAHIAIIDDANGCEYEFQSFKPESMSAIAQATYRVDTGSGGHVSGPAHSGGELSYLAGLITPEDVRAGVIDHALRFAIPINAPTYVYPGTRSDGTIPGGVPEGIRIQLDPSLDLRTLNLTPFQRMVATALQRYGAFDADVAKTFALTARSVIDGTQYPTHIDDLPRELIGHLRFLTPALGSTEIQLDTASEGVCRQQR, encoded by the coding sequence GTGCGCGGTACGGCCCTCCTGTTGTCGGTGATGGTATTGGCGGCCGGCTGTGCTCCGGCCCGTCAGACGGATGATGCGGTCTCGCTCAACCCCTGCGATGTGGGCCAGTACTGGACGCGTTATTACAACAACACCGATCATTCCGGCAACGCGGTGCTGGCTCGGTGCGAGTACTCGGTGGGCGGAAACTTCACCGGATCACCGGCGCCCGGTGTGCGGGCGGACGGATTCTCGGTCGATGCCGTCGGCGCACTACGGTTTCCGGTGTCGGGCCAGTATCAGATCGCCTCGATGAGCGGCGGCGTGGTCGCGCGGGTGTGGCTGGATGACGAGCAGATCTTCGATCATGCCGACACCCGGGACTGGGGTGCAAATCTGGCCGCCCGCGCCGTCGAAGCCGGAGTGCATACGGTACGGGTCAGTTTCTCCAGCGCGAACGGCCCTGCGGTAGAAGAGTTCTCGGTGTCGCAGGCCGCGCTGGGGCCGGCATCGACGAACGGCAACTTCTTCGCTGCCAACTCATTCCTGAACCAGCCGGTCCCGCCGAACGCGGCCGTCGATCCGCGTTCGGCGAATTGGGTTGCCGCACTTCTCCATCACCCCGATGTGAAGGGCATCGACGTCAACGAGGACATCTGGACCACTGCCGTTTATCACGCTCCCGCGGGCACTCCCACGCAAACCGTTGCCGTCCGCAACAGCCGTAAGTCGATAGATGTCCCGTATCTGCCGCACTTCCGGCCCACCCAGGACTCGGACGCGCATATTGCGATCATCGACGACGCCAATGGATGTGAGTACGAGTTTCAGTCCTTCAAACCCGAGTCCATGTCGGCTATCGCTCAGGCCACCTATCGCGTGGACACCGGATCCGGCGGTCATGTCAGCGGTCCGGCGCACTCCGGGGGCGAGCTGTCCTATCTGGCCGGGCTGATCACACCGGAGGATGTGCGCGCGGGGGTGATCGATCATGCGCTGCGGTTTGCCATCCCGATCAACGCGCCCACCTACGTCTACCCGGGCACGCGCTCGGACGGCACGATTCCGGGTGGGGTGCCGGAGGGGATACGCATTCAGCTCGATCCCTCGCTGGATCTGCGAACGCTCAATCTGACTCCGTTCCAGCGAATGGTCGCGACGGCATTGCAGCGGTACGGGGCCTTTGACGCCGATGTCGCCAAGACCTTCGCGCTGACGGCGCGCAGCGTTATCGACGGCACCCAGTACCCGACTCACATCGATGACCTGCCCCGGGAGCTCATCGGGCATCTGCGGTTCCTGACCCCGGCGCTTGGTTCCACCGAGATACAGCTGGATACCGCCTCGGAAGGTGTCTGCCGGCAGCAGCGCTAA
- a CDS encoding acyltransferase family protein: MSRRVLAAYESFLATKKFGALDGLRALSVLAVIWHHTSGTPGPRISHSGFMGVDFFFAISGFLITTLLIRERDRTTDISLRNFYTRRALRIFPLYYAVLALYVLLVFATERGTAKGEQFFHNLPAFLTYTVNWFVDLTSGTSVPFYFSWSLSTEEQFYLLWPPLLVGALLLSRGKVWAPLAVLGALAAVSVGVGIFFDTRMLPWRILASLSLPILLGAAVAIVVNTRRGYAGAAALLGWWWSAPAVFVALATALWFGAPSWLIQVVMVLAVAAVTLRENTLMHPVLCWRPLAFIGVISYGIYLMHMLCANVVRRVVHEDQGLALCAGTTVLVIAVAYVSFRYFETPLLRIKRRFESPAQRDADELSRAPSV, encoded by the coding sequence GTGTCGCGACGGGTCCTGGCCGCATACGAGTCTTTTCTTGCCACGAAGAAGTTCGGGGCTCTTGACGGACTACGTGCGCTCAGTGTGCTGGCCGTCATCTGGCACCACACCTCGGGGACTCCCGGCCCGCGCATCTCGCACAGCGGATTCATGGGCGTCGACTTCTTCTTCGCCATCAGCGGCTTCCTCATCACCACCCTGCTGATCCGTGAACGCGATCGCACCACAGATATCTCATTGCGGAACTTCTACACGCGCAGGGCATTGCGCATCTTCCCGCTGTATTACGCGGTGCTGGCGCTGTACGTGCTGTTGGTTTTCGCCACCGAGCGCGGGACCGCGAAGGGCGAGCAGTTCTTTCACAATCTGCCGGCGTTCCTCACCTACACCGTCAACTGGTTCGTGGACCTGACCTCGGGAACGTCGGTGCCGTTTTACTTCTCGTGGTCGCTGTCCACGGAGGAACAGTTCTACCTGTTGTGGCCACCGCTGTTGGTGGGAGCACTGCTGCTGAGCAGGGGCAAGGTGTGGGCCCCGCTTGCCGTGCTTGGTGCGCTGGCCGCGGTATCGGTGGGCGTGGGCATCTTCTTCGATACCCGGATGCTGCCCTGGCGCATCTTGGCGAGCCTGTCATTACCAATCTTGCTCGGGGCGGCCGTGGCGATTGTCGTGAACACCCGCCGCGGCTACGCCGGAGCTGCCGCGCTGCTTGGTTGGTGGTGGTCGGCCCCGGCGGTGTTCGTGGCGTTGGCTACCGCGCTGTGGTTCGGCGCCCCGTCGTGGTTGATACAGGTCGTCATGGTCCTCGCCGTCGCCGCGGTGACCCTGCGCGAGAACACCCTGATGCATCCGGTGCTGTGCTGGCGGCCGCTGGCCTTCATCGGTGTGATCAGCTATGGCATCTACCTGATGCACATGTTGTGCGCCAACGTTGTTCGCCGCGTCGTACACGAGGATCAGGGCCTGGCATTGTGCGCGGGGACGACCGTCCTCGTCATCGCCGTGGCGTACGTCAGCTTCCGGTACTTCGAAACGCCCCTACTGCGGATCAAGCGCCGTTTCGAGTCGCCTGCGCAGCGGGACGCGGACGAACTGTCCCGGGCCCCGAGCGTCTAA
- a CDS encoding DNA repair helicase XPB, whose amino-acid sequence MTDGPLIVQSDKTVLLEVDHDQADAARQAIAPFAELERAPEHVHTYRITPLALWNARAAGHDAEQVVDALVTFSRYAVPQPLLVDIVDTMARYGRLQLVKHPAHGLTLVSLDRAVLEEVLRHKKIAPMFGTRIDDDTIQVHPSERGRIKQMLLKIGWPAEDLAGYVDGEAHPITLAQDGWELRDYQQMAADSFWAGGSGVVVLPCGAGKTLVGAAAMAKAQATTLILVTNTVAGRQWKRELIARTSLTEDEIGEYSGERKEIRPVTIATYQVITRRTKGEYRHLELFDSRDWGLIVYDEVHLLPAPVFRMTADLQSRRRLGLTATLIREDGREGDVFSLIGPKRYDAPWKDIEAQGWIAPAECIEVRVTLTDNERMIYATAEADERYKLCSTAHTKINVVKSILARHPGVPTLVIGAYLDQLDELGTELGAPVIQGSTKNAEREALFDAFRKGEIGTLVVSKVANFSIDLPEAAVAVQVSGTFGSRQEEAQRLGRLLRPKADGGQAYFYSVVSRDTLDSEYAAHRQRFLAEQGYGYRITDADDLLGPTIG is encoded by the coding sequence ATGACCGATGGACCGCTGATCGTCCAATCCGATAAGACCGTGCTGCTGGAGGTCGACCACGACCAGGCAGACGCGGCGCGCCAGGCTATCGCCCCGTTCGCCGAGCTGGAACGCGCGCCCGAGCATGTGCACACCTACCGCATCACCCCGCTGGCGCTGTGGAACGCCCGCGCCGCCGGGCACGACGCCGAACAGGTGGTCGACGCGCTCGTCACCTTCTCCCGCTATGCGGTACCGCAGCCGCTGCTGGTGGACATCGTCGACACCATGGCCCGCTATGGGCGCCTGCAGCTGGTCAAGCATCCGGCGCACGGCCTCACCCTGGTGAGCCTGGACCGCGCCGTGCTCGAAGAGGTGTTGCGACACAAGAAGATCGCCCCCATGTTCGGTACCCGCATCGACGACGACACCATCCAGGTGCACCCCAGCGAGCGCGGACGCATCAAGCAGATGCTGCTCAAGATCGGCTGGCCCGCCGAGGATCTGGCCGGATACGTGGACGGCGAGGCCCATCCGATCACCCTGGCGCAGGACGGCTGGGAGCTGCGCGACTATCAGCAGATGGCGGCCGACTCCTTCTGGGCGGGCGGCTCGGGTGTCGTAGTGCTGCCCTGCGGCGCCGGTAAGACGCTGGTGGGCGCCGCCGCGATGGCCAAGGCGCAGGCGACCACCCTCATCCTGGTCACCAACACCGTCGCCGGACGGCAGTGGAAACGTGAGCTCATCGCACGCACCTCGCTGACGGAAGACGAGATCGGCGAATACTCCGGCGAGCGCAAGGAGATTCGCCCGGTCACCATCGCCACCTACCAGGTGATCACCCGGCGTACCAAGGGCGAGTACCGGCATCTGGAGCTGTTCGACAGCCGGGACTGGGGCCTGATCGTCTACGACGAGGTGCACCTACTGCCCGCGCCGGTGTTCCGGATGACGGCGGACCTGCAATCACGGCGCCGCCTCGGCCTCACTGCCACCCTCATCCGGGAGGACGGCCGCGAGGGCGACGTGTTCAGCCTCATCGGCCCCAAACGCTATGACGCGCCATGGAAAGACATTGAGGCACAGGGCTGGATCGCCCCCGCCGAATGCATCGAGGTGCGTGTCACGCTGACCGACAACGAGCGGATGATCTACGCGACCGCCGAGGCCGACGAGCGATACAAGCTGTGTTCCACGGCGCACACGAAGATCAACGTGGTGAAGTCGATCCTGGCCCGTCACCCCGGGGTTCCGACGCTGGTGATCGGTGCGTACCTGGATCAGCTGGACGAACTGGGCACCGAGCTGGGCGCGCCGGTGATCCAGGGCTCCACCAAGAACGCCGAACGCGAGGCGCTTTTTGACGCGTTCCGGAAAGGCGAGATCGGCACCCTGGTGGTGTCCAAGGTCGCCAACTTCTCCATTGACCTACCGGAAGCGGCTGTGGCCGTGCAGGTTTCGGGGACATTTGGGTCGCGCCAAGAGGAGGCGCAGCGTCTTGGGCGACTGCTGCGCCCCAAGGCCGACGGCGGCCAGGCGTACTTCTATTCGGTGGTATCCCGAGACACGCTCGACTCCGAGTACGCCGCGCACCGGCAGCGGTTCTTGGCCGAGCAGGGCTACGGCTACCGGATCACCGATGCGGACGACCTGCTGGGCCCGACGATCGGTTAG
- a CDS encoding helicase-associated domain-containing protein has translation MSDDAALATWLRQLPDEQLVQLVRLRPDLASPPPGSLAALAGRALSRQSVRAATDNLDFLTLAVLDALLVARADVVGISIADVLAQVDGRATELQIRATLDRLRELALVWGDRTLHLAGEARFGLPWVVGQVISEHTPDSYDAARAALEATDDRGMELLRALLTGSPIGRTRDAAPDAPPDRPVQQLLAAGLLQRIDDETVLLPRFVAQLVRDEEPDRLQPPVVETTSATQSEADAAAAGAALDLLREVGSLLDELGVNPAPQLRSGGLGVREVKRLAKATGIEDNRMGLLLEVLAAAELIAVGDPDIETDAEGWHWAPTTQADRFAELPTAARWFRLVSAWLMLAARPDLIGKRTSDDKPIAALSDSLRSTAAPHDRKLMLEILGELKPGHGLRADQLSRVMRWRRPRWGARLGVEPVTALLFEATTLGVIGRGALTTHVRTFLDSTGDEAATLAAMEKALPAPIDHFLVQADLTVVAPGPLTREVELDLAAVADLESAGAASVFRVSEATIRRALDSGKTATSLHTFFGSRSKTPVPQSLTYLIDDVARRHGQLRAGVATSFLRCDDVALLAQVMVSVLAEDLGLRLLAPTVAVSLAPLAELVAGLRSAGFAPAAEDATGTIVELRAHRARVTPQPHRMGWTPPVLSEPAAAAVVKALRAAGDHDGVRIEPSQAVALLQQSAKAQTSVLIGYVDPAGIASSRVVNPISVRGGQLSAFDTAAGRIRDFAIHRITAVSPPG, from the coding sequence ATGAGTGATGATGCGGCGTTGGCTACCTGGCTGCGCCAGCTGCCAGATGAACAGTTGGTACAGCTAGTACGGCTGCGGCCCGATTTGGCTTCGCCGCCTCCGGGTTCGCTGGCCGCGCTGGCCGGGCGGGCGCTGTCGCGCCAGTCGGTACGTGCGGCCACCGACAACCTGGACTTTTTGACCCTGGCGGTGCTGGACGCGCTGTTGGTGGCGCGCGCCGACGTCGTCGGCATCTCGATCGCTGACGTGCTCGCCCAAGTCGATGGGCGAGCCACCGAGCTGCAGATACGCGCCACGCTTGACCGACTGCGCGAGCTGGCGCTGGTGTGGGGCGATCGCACGCTGCATCTGGCGGGAGAGGCACGATTCGGCCTGCCCTGGGTGGTCGGGCAGGTGATCAGCGAGCACACGCCCGATTCCTACGACGCGGCGCGCGCGGCGTTGGAGGCGACCGACGATCGCGGCATGGAGCTGCTGCGAGCTCTCCTGACCGGGTCCCCCATCGGCCGCACCCGGGACGCGGCGCCCGACGCCCCGCCGGACCGTCCGGTGCAGCAGCTGCTGGCCGCCGGCCTGCTGCAGCGCATCGATGACGAGACGGTGCTGCTGCCCCGCTTCGTGGCGCAGCTTGTCCGTGATGAGGAACCCGATCGGCTGCAGCCTCCGGTGGTGGAGACAACGTCGGCGACCCAAAGCGAGGCCGACGCGGCCGCCGCGGGCGCGGCCCTGGATCTGCTGCGCGAGGTGGGCTCGCTGCTCGACGAGCTCGGGGTCAATCCGGCGCCCCAGCTGCGCAGCGGCGGCCTGGGCGTGCGCGAGGTCAAGCGGCTGGCCAAGGCGACGGGCATCGAGGACAACCGCATGGGGCTACTGCTGGAGGTACTGGCGGCCGCCGAGCTCATCGCCGTCGGCGACCCCGACATCGAGACCGATGCCGAAGGCTGGCATTGGGCGCCGACCACGCAGGCCGACCGTTTCGCCGAGCTGCCAACCGCAGCCCGCTGGTTCCGGCTGGTGTCGGCGTGGCTGATGCTCGCGGCTCGCCCCGACCTGATCGGCAAGCGCACCAGCGATGACAAACCGATTGCGGCCCTTTCAGATTCATTGCGTTCCACGGCAGCACCGCATGATCGCAAGCTGATGCTGGAGATTCTCGGCGAGCTGAAACCCGGGCATGGACTACGGGCCGACCAGCTGTCCCGGGTGATGCGATGGCGCCGTCCGCGCTGGGGCGCCCGACTAGGTGTCGAACCGGTGACCGCCCTGCTGTTCGAGGCGACGACGCTGGGCGTGATCGGTCGCGGCGCGTTGACGACTCATGTGCGCACTTTCCTGGACAGCACCGGCGACGAGGCGGCGACGCTGGCCGCGATGGAAAAGGCGCTCCCCGCCCCCATCGACCATTTCCTGGTGCAGGCCGACCTGACCGTCGTCGCACCCGGGCCGCTCACACGTGAGGTCGAGCTGGATCTGGCCGCCGTGGCAGACCTGGAATCGGCGGGGGCCGCCAGCGTCTTTCGGGTCAGCGAGGCAACCATCCGGCGTGCGCTGGATTCGGGGAAGACCGCCACCTCGCTGCACACCTTCTTCGGATCACGCTCGAAAACCCCTGTCCCCCAGTCGCTGACATATCTGATCGACGATGTTGCCCGCCGGCACGGTCAGCTGCGGGCCGGGGTGGCCACCTCGTTCCTGCGCTGTGATGACGTGGCCCTGCTGGCGCAGGTGATGGTCTCGGTGCTGGCGGAGGATTTGGGGCTGCGGCTGCTGGCCCCCACCGTCGCGGTGTCGCTGGCCCCGCTGGCCGAGCTGGTGGCCGGACTGCGCTCGGCAGGCTTCGCCCCCGCTGCCGAGGATGCCACCGGCACGATCGTGGAACTGCGGGCGCACCGGGCGCGGGTGACCCCGCAACCGCATCGGATGGGGTGGACACCACCGGTGCTCAGCGAGCCCGCCGCCGCGGCGGTCGTGAAGGCTCTGCGCGCGGCGGGCGATCATGACGGGGTTCGCATCGAACCATCACAAGCGGTGGCACTGTTGCAGCAGTCGGCCAAGGCCCAGACCAGCGTGTTGATCGGGTACGTGGACCCGGCCGGGATCGCGTCCTCGCGGGTGGTGAACCCGATCAGCGTGCGCGGTGGGCAGCTGTCGGCCTTCGACACCGCGGCCGGGCGCATCCGGGACTTCGCGATTCACCGCATCACCGCGGTGTCTCCGCCGGGCTGA
- the moaC gene encoding cyclic pyranopterin monophosphate synthase MoaC, with protein sequence MPDGLSHIDEHGSAHMVDVSAKQATAREAVAAGRFVTTAEVLKLLSDGTLPKGDAIATARLAAIMAAKRTSELIPLCHQIPLTGIDVDFEIDADTASIQITATARTKDRTGVEMEALTAVTVAGLTLHDMVKAVDPASRIDDVRVLRKEGGKTGTWIRP encoded by the coding sequence GTGCCTGACGGCCTTTCTCATATCGATGAGCACGGGTCTGCGCACATGGTCGACGTGTCGGCCAAGCAGGCCACCGCGCGTGAGGCCGTTGCGGCGGGGCGCTTCGTCACCACTGCGGAAGTCCTGAAACTCCTGTCGGACGGCACGTTGCCCAAGGGCGACGCCATCGCCACCGCACGTTTGGCCGCCATCATGGCCGCCAAACGCACCAGCGAGCTCATCCCGCTGTGCCACCAGATACCGCTCACCGGTATCGACGTGGACTTCGAGATCGACGCTGACACGGCATCCATCCAGATCACTGCCACCGCCCGCACCAAGGACCGCACCGGCGTCGAGATGGAGGCGCTGACCGCGGTGACGGTCGCCGGGCTGACCCTGCACGACATGGTCAAGGCCGTCGATCCCGCTTCACGTATCGACGATGTCAGAGTGCTGCGCAAAGAGGGCGGTAAGACCGGAACATGGATCCGACCCTGA
- a CDS encoding MogA/MoaB family molybdenum cofactor biosynthesis protein — MDPTLRSARVIVASTRAASGQYPDKTGPVIAEWLGAQGFRVEELAVVPDGDAVGDAIRAALGVSLVITTGGTGLSPTDATPEQTTALLDYQIPGLSDAIRRSGLPAVPTSILSRGVCGVAGRTLVVNLPGSTGGVRDGLAVLGGVLDHALDQIAGGDHR; from the coding sequence ATGGATCCGACCCTGAGATCAGCGCGGGTGATTGTGGCGTCCACTCGGGCGGCATCCGGCCAGTATCCCGATAAGACCGGGCCCGTCATCGCCGAATGGCTTGGTGCACAAGGATTTCGTGTGGAAGAACTGGCTGTGGTGCCCGACGGCGACGCGGTGGGTGACGCGATACGTGCCGCGCTCGGGGTGTCGCTCGTCATCACCACCGGTGGCACCGGTCTGTCACCCACAGATGCCACCCCCGAACAGACCACCGCGCTGCTGGACTACCAGATTCCCGGCCTGTCCGACGCCATCCGGCGCTCCGGCCTGCCCGCCGTGCCGACCAGCATCCTGTCCCGCGGCGTCTGCGGGGTCGCCGGGCGCACTCTGGTGGTCAATCTGCCCGGCTCGACCGGCGGGGTGCGCGACGGGCTTGCGGTGCTCGGCGGCGTGCTTGACCACGCGCTGGATCAGATCGCCGGAGGTGATCACCGGTGA
- a CDS encoding molybdenum cofactor biosynthesis protein MoaE, with product MSATVTRALLTEESISLIEHERLVDHESAGATVGFVGNVRDHDGGKTVLRLEYSAHPSAQQVLTDVVRRIAAEADGVRAVAVSHRVGALTVGEAAFVVAVSADHRRQAFGTCQRLVDEVKAALPVWKHQFFANGSDEWVGSA from the coding sequence GTGAGTGCCACCGTCACTCGCGCCCTGCTGACCGAGGAATCCATCTCGCTGATCGAACACGAGCGGTTGGTCGATCATGAATCTGCCGGTGCCACAGTCGGATTTGTCGGCAATGTACGCGATCATGACGGCGGCAAGACGGTGCTGCGGCTCGAGTATTCGGCGCACCCGTCGGCGCAGCAGGTGCTCACCGATGTGGTGCGGCGCATCGCGGCAGAGGCAGACGGGGTACGGGCCGTCGCGGTGAGCCATCGCGTCGGTGCGCTGACGGTGGGGGAAGCGGCCTTTGTGGTGGCGGTGAGTGCTGACCACCGCCGTCAGGCCTTCGGCACCTGCCAGCGCCTCGTCGACGAGGTGAAGGCGGCGCTGCCGGTGTGGAAACATCAGTTCTTCGCCAACGGCAGCGATGAATGGGTGGGCTCGGCCTGA